In the genome of Arachis stenosperma cultivar V10309 chromosome 6, arast.V10309.gnm1.PFL2, whole genome shotgun sequence, the window tttaaaaaaaaacttacatAATCAGAATGATTGAGATAATGCATAATATGAAGCTCAGGTCGATCAACAtccttaattttatttttctttggcaTGCTTTTAATCCTTCTACCATGCAAGCTCAGAGGtgggagaggaagaagaagggggCTCCAAGCTGAAAATGAAATGTGGGAGAGTGATGTTCTCGGATGGTGAGAGGAGTGAATGAGTAAGTGTCTTGTTTCAGGGGACCGTTTGGGGGAGCTGTTGCAATGCGACGCGTGTCCTTCCCTTCAGTAATCGGACCGTGCGTGTGCTCTCCACCTAAATCGGACGGTCCGTGTGGTTTGTTGAACTCGGAGGGTCCGAGTTGTGGAAGCCCTGACACCACAGTCTCGTCTAGCCCCTCCCTCCCCCATAATGCTGTCCAACTCCACTCGAGCTCCAATAACGAAAATAAAAAGCGAAAGATAGACACATGTAAAAAAAACCAtggttaaaataaaatttctgtAAATTTGTACAAATTTTTATCTGTACAGTATAAAGACCCAACTTTTTaaactaaatcaatttttttaaacagAATAATCAAACTATCATGAATACTAAATTCAAGTAccattgtatttttattttcgattcatattttaattacaaatataaatctaatgtaattataaattataaatcatGATTAAatgatttataaaataaactatAATATAGACAATATGTAAATGTAATAATTATACAGATGGTTAATTGATGACTGATTCTTTAAAGTCCATAAACTCTATGTAGCATGCTTGTTTTATGATAGACATTAAAAATCGTTCACATTTTTGTCAATATTCCTCATCCTTCTCAGGATTTCATTATAAACATTTCTATACtgtgttaaaaaataattttactggGATAGCCCTCAATACGGCTGTAGCATTGAAGAGCAGAGGTATCCATGGCAAATTTATGATccatatataaaatttttgagttaatattcaatttgaccataaaatttgaagttgaattcaatttaactcttaaaattttaataaacttAAATTAGACCctgaaatttataattataactCATATTAATCTTTGAACTAATCTCCATTAATAacgttttaatttaaatttctcACCCAAATTCTATGtgatcaaaatttattaattccaAAACCTTAGTTGTTACTctattaaatttgttattatcGCCTTCACAAGAATGTTGTGGAGTCCATCAAACGTATAGGAAGTCTAATAAATTTTAGTCCCACAGAATCTAAGTAAGAAGTCCAAATTTTAACAAGTTACGTGCAAAATCAACACACCATTTACACCATTTACAGAAATCAGCTTAAGATCTGACGCAAGTTACTATTATAAATTTCGGGAGCTGAATTgaatcaattataattttagggGTCAATTTGAATCCGACTTCAAATTTCAGGAGTCAAATTGAATATTAACTCTAGATTCTTAATTTTTATTGCAGCTAGAAACTACAACCGACCAATCAAAACAATTTTACAAACCATTTTTCACCACCACCTATATACAGAAAAAGAACATTCTCCAAGAATCACCAGCATTTGAACCTGTTAAAGCACAGTATTCAGTCACCCCAACATTCTGTTCTTTAACTAATAAACATAGAACCAGCATATATATAAAAGGAGCATAACCAATGGTGCAAACAGAAAAAAAGGcccaaacaaaaagaaaaaagaaaaacaaacaagcaaACATAGCTACACTATAACAAATCGGAAGCAACACCATCATCGCCAGTCTGTCTCCTAAGCCTCCGGTATAGGATAGCCCATGAAGCTTCATTCATGGCAGCCAAGTTCTCCATAACTTCCTACTCATCATCTCGTACATCGATCAATCGGTTCAGTGCAGTCTTGCACAGCAAGCCCTTCCGATACATCAGCAAGTGATTTGAGATTGCACTTAATTAAGGCTTCAACAAAGTAGCATGTGTCATCCTTGGTATTTCCCTCAGGTACATCCACCACAAAAGATTCAATAACTAGTGTACCTGGCCTTCCATCAATAACTTCTGGGTGAAGCGACATGATGGATGAGTAGTTCTGGAAGATATAAAGCAGAACATCTTAGAATGATCAATAAGAAACACACGTGACTCTAGTTTGTCAAGAAACCTAATTGGCTAACTTCCTAAGCAACAGAAGTAGAAACATGCATACTATATACATTATTAAATGTAGGATAGAAGCTCGAACCAGCAACCAAGGAATTTATTAAGAACTTCATTGTCCTAACCAAAATTTACAATAAAACTGCGATTTCAAAGAACCACAACAGCCATTCTCTGTTGTTTATTCATGAAAGCATCACTTGAAATATAGATTGATTCAAAAGAAGCCTGGTTATTCCAGCATGTTTTGAGGTGAAAAATCACCATCAAAGAAAACTCCATTGAAGAAAATGGCCATAGGCAATCAAGACAAATTTACAAAGAAACAATATTTTACtcaacccccccccccccttcccTTTCCCCTCTTCCTCCCCCCAACGTCATCCCTTCCTATGACAACCTCGCAAATATACACACATTTGCAAATCTACCTAGATAttgaacataaaatataaatcgaattgcagcgaaagaaaaaaattttaagggaGACAAACAGTTTCTCAGTAGAATAAGCTCACATAGTAATACACACAAAAGTGCAAAATCTTAAGGAAAAAGGAAACAAGAAAATGCCAATTTCTTATAATGATATATTCATACCCTAAGTCTATGATCACCACCAAGAATCCTGATGCTGAGGACATGCTCATTGTCATCAAGAAGCTCTAATCTTTCTGTGCTTGTAGTGGCAGGAAGTCCTGACTTAACATTAACTTCCCTCACACTTCCAATCTCAAGGTTTCCTCTTACAACACATCTGCTGATGAATGGCTTGTACTTCTGTGGCTGATCAAACCTCCTCACCAATGACCATACCTAGAGAAAGCAAGTCTATGCAtaacaaataaacaaaatttcatGACGACAAAATGAGTGCCATCAGGGGCAGAATCATTGGAACAGTCTCAATCACAGTAGCTTTTGCCAAAAATGAAAGTATAGTCAAGATGCACCAATTTGTAAGAATCATTGGAACACGATAAAACTGCATACTAGCAAAGAAGACAAAATAGAGGAGGAGGGAAAAAGGGTTTCAATTTGTAACCTCACAACAAGGTTAGATAATGAAACAACCCCAGCCCTGGACCCGTGTCTCCGCTCCCTACACCCCAACCACCACCCCTCGCCTCTTTGGCTTTATAGAACCTTTTCTAGTCGGTTGCTAACTCTAGTAGGAATTCAAATGAGTTGATAATTTGATTGTTCAATTCTAATCTTATCAAATACAAGAGATAAAAAAAGAGCTAATTCATAGTATAAATCAAGTAACTAACTCCTAGCAACCCCTAATAGCTAACTAATTCCAAATGGGGCTTCAACCTAAGGGGTGTGTCACTGGTTATCccataaaagataaaaaacaaaaaatcatacATTCCACTCAATACACAAAAGTTTGAATCACAATGTGTTGGAACAACTAGGAATCCGTACTCCTGTTGGTACTTGAAATAAAGAAAGAAGCACATGAATTAATTC includes:
- the LOC130935522 gene encoding abscisic acid receptor PYL8-like; translated protein: MNGNRGLSSLEMEYIRRHHNHEPGENQCSSVLVKHIKAPLHQVWSLVRRFDQPQKYKPFISRCVVRGNLEIGSVREVNVKSGLPATTSTERLELLDDNEHVLSIRILGGDHRLRNYSSIMSLHPEVIDGRPGTLVIESFVVDVPEGNTKDDTCYFVEALIKCNLKSLADVSEGLAVQDCTEPIDRCTR